Proteins encoded by one window of Lathyrus oleraceus cultivar Zhongwan6 chromosome 1, CAAS_Psat_ZW6_1.0, whole genome shotgun sequence:
- the LOC127132294 gene encoding TMV resistance protein N isoform X5 produces MMKDKSYSVQVTTLPLNGTVGAFAPPHPLHQTSPLISFTGNLYKALTDKGIRTFIDDRELQRGKEITPSLVKAIEESRIVIPVFSTNYASSSFCLDELVHINECVNRKGRLVLPVFYGVDPSHVRHQTGSFGEGLDKLEDRFQNNMERLKNWKLALNQVANLSGYHFNIRNEYEYEFIGKIVQEVSNKIYRGPLHVAHYPVGLESRLLQLMSRLDVESDHGIQMLGIYGIGGLGKSTLARAVYNLIADRFECLCFLHNVRENSAKHGLEQLQEKILSKTVDLDIKIGDVSEGIPIIKQRLQRKKVLLILDDVDKLKQLQVMAGGLDWFGPGSIVIITTRDQHLLASHGIYKKYQVQALNKKESLELLSWKAFKHTAVASSYDDILDHAIAYASGLPLVLEVLGPNLFGKNIEEWKSILHMYERIPNREVQKKLKVSFDALEEDEQGVFLDIAYFFKGYDLREVKDILCAHHGQCIDYLIGVLVEKNLIKIIHLDSHATVTLHDLIEDMGKEIVRQESPKKPGKRSRLWFYEDIVKVFEENLGTSQIEIIYLKFPLFEEEVDNEEEVEWKGDELKKMKNLKTLIIKNGRFSRAPEQLPNSLRVLEWPGYPSKYMPCDFCPKKLSICKLSENGFTSFELSGSLKKRFLHLKKLNIDNSGCITQILDVSGLPNLEEFSFRKCENLVTVHDSIGFLNKLKILDAFGCSKLKSFPPLKLTSLEELELSYCKSLENFPEILGKMENLTDIFFVDTSIQELPFSFQNLTRLRNLRLWVREKRILQNNIPMKPKLLIDASGCLSPKPNDKLSSRVSSNLQTLGLPQCNPSNEFLSLILTWFANVEYVDLSGNNFTTLLKCLEECCFVISLNLNGCKYLREIHGIPPKLKRLSALQCKSLTAMSRSMLLNQGLRSNLHHERLVKWEWQITKDL; encoded by the exons ATGATGAAAGATAAGAGTTACAGTGTACAAGTTACAACTCTACCTCTGAACGGTACTGTCGGAGCCTTCGCTCCTCCGCACCCCCTGCATCAAACGTCTCCACTTATCA GCTTTACAGGAAATCTCTACAAAGCTCTCACTGACAAGGGAATCCGGACCTTCATTGATGACAGGGAGCTTCAGAGAGGGAAAGAAATCACACCCTCACTTGTAAAGGCAATTGAAGAATCAAGGATTGTCATTCCTGTGTTCTCTACCAACTATGCTTCTTCTTCATTTTGCTTAGATGAACTTGTCCATATCAATGAGTGTGTCAATAGGAAGGGTCGTTTGGTTTTACCTGTATTCTATGGCGTGGATCCTTCTCACGTGCGTCATCAAACTGGAAGCTTCGGAGAAGGATTGGATAAGCTGGAAGACAGGTTTCAAAATAACATGGAGAGGTTGAAGAATTGGAAGTTGGCTCTTAATCAAGTAGCTAACTTGTCTGGCTACCATTTCAATATTCG GAATGAATATGAATACGAGTTTATTGGGAAAATAGTCCAAGAGGTCTCCAACAAGATCTACCGTGGTCCTTTACATGTTGCACATTACCCCGTTGGACTCGAGTCTCGGCTACTTCAGTTAATGTCGCGTCTAGATGTTGAATCTGATCATGGAATCCAAATGTTGGGGATCTACGGAATTGGCGGATTAGGTAAAAGCACACTTGCACGGGCAGTTTATAATTTGATTGCCGACAGGTTTGAATGTTTATGTTTTCTCCATAATGTTAGAGAAAATTCAGCTAAACACGGCTTAGAACAACTCCAAGAGAAGATTCTTTCCAAAACAGTTGACTTGGATATTAAGATAGGAGATGTTAGTGAAGGAATTCCGATAATAAAGCAAAGGCTACAACGAAAGAAGGTTCTTTTGATTCTGGACGATGTTGACAAATTGAAGCAACTGCAAGTTATGGCTGGAGGACTTGATTGGTTCGGTCCTGGCAGCATAGTGATCATTACCACTCGAGACCAACATTTGCTAGCAAGTCATGGaatttataaaaaatatcaaGTCCAGGCATTAAATAAAAAAGAATCTCTTGAATTGCTCAGCTGGAAGGCTTTTAAACATACGGCAGTTGCTTCGAGCTATGATGACATTTTAGACCATGCAATAGCTTATGCTTCTGGCCTTCCATTGGTTTTAGAAGTATTAGGTCCCAACTTGTTTGGAAAGAATATAGAAGAATGGAAATCTATATTACATATGTATGAAAGGATTCCTAATAGAGAGGTCCAAAAGAAACTTAAAGTAAGCTTTGATGCTCTGGAGGAAGACGAGCAGGGTGTTTTTCTCGACATTGCATATTTCTTCAAAGGGTATGATTTGAGAGAGGTCAAAGATATACTTTGTGCTCATCATGGCCAATGCATAGACTATCTTATCGGTGTCTTGGTCGAGAAAAATCTCATCAAGATTATTCATTTGGATTCACATGCTACTGTGACATTACATGACTTAATAGAGGACATGGGTAAAGAAATTGTACGACAAGAATCACCCAAAAAGCCTGGAAAACGCAGTAGGTTGTGGTTCTATGAGGATATAGTTAAAGTTTTTGAAGAAAATTTG GGAACAAGTCAAATTGAAATTATATATTTGAAATTCCCACTATTTGAAGAGGAGGTCGACAACGAAGAAGAGGTAGAATGGAAAGGAGATGAACTGAAGAAGATGAAAAACCTCAAAACACTTATTATAAAAAATGGTCGCTTTTCTAGAGCTCCTGAACAACTTCCAAATAGTTTAAGAGTTTTGGAATGGCCTGGATATCCTTCAAAGTATATGCCATGTGATTTTTGTCCAAAGAAGCTTTCCATATGCAAGCTATCTGAAAATGGCtttacttcatttgagctgtcTGGCTCATTAAAAAAG AGGTTTCTACATCTGAAAAAGTTAAATATAGACAACTCTGGATGTATAACACAAATACTTGATGTATCTGGTCTCCCAAATTTAGAAGAATTTTCGTTTCGAAAATGTGAGAATTTAGTCACAGTTCACGATTCTATTGGGTTCCTCAATAAGTTGAAAATATTAGATGCATTTGGTTGCAGCAAGCTAAAGAGTTTTCCACCTTTGAAATTGACATCTCTAGAAGAATTGGAACTTTCATATTGTAAAAGTCTTGAGAATTTTCCTGAAATATTAGGAAAGATGGAAAATTTAACTGACATTTTTTTCGTGGACACCTCCATTCAAGAATTGCCATTCTCATTTCAAAATCTTACTCGACTTCGTAATTTAAGATTATGGGTACGCGAAAAGCGCATACTACAAAACAACATTCCCATGAAACCAAAACTATTGATCGATGCTTCAGGTTGTTTGTCGCCAAAACCAAATGATAAACTGAGCTCGAGAGTCTCTTCAAATCTACAAACGCTTGGACTCCCACAATGTAACCCGTCAAATGAATTTCTTTCATTAATTCTAACATGGTTTGCTAATGTGGAATATGTAGATCTATCAGGAAATAATTTCACAACTCTTCTGAAATGTCTCGAAGAATGCTGCTTTGTGATTTCCCTTAATTTGAATGGTTGCAAGTATCTTCGAGAAATTCATGGGATTCCACCAAAGTTAAAGCGTTTATCTGCATTACAATGCAAATCTTTGACAGCCATGAGTAGAAGCATGCTACTGAATCAg GGTCTGAGGTCCAATCTGCATCACGAAAGACTTGTAAAGTGGGAGTGGCAGATCACAAAAGACTTGTAA
- the LOC127132294 gene encoding TMV resistance protein N isoform X3, which produces MMKDKSYSVQVTTLPLNGTVGAFAPPHPLHQTSPLISFTGNLYKALTDKGIRTFIDDRELQRGKEITPSLVKAIEESRIVIPVFSTNYASSSFCLDELVHINECVNRKGRLVLPVFYGVDPSHVRHQTGSFGEGLDKLEDRFQNNMERLKNWKLALNQVANLSGYHFNIRNEYEYEFIGKIVQEVSNKIYRGPLHVAHYPVGLESRLLQLMSRLDVESDHGIQMLGIYGIGGLGKSTLARAVYNLIADRFECLCFLHNVRENSAKHGLEQLQEKILSKTVDLDIKIGDVSEGIPIIKQRLQRKKVLLILDDVDKLKQLQVMAGGLDWFGPGSIVIITTRDQHLLASHGIYKKYQVQALNKKESLELLSWKAFKHTAVASSYDDILDHAIAYASGLPLVLEVLGPNLFGKNIEEWKSILHMYERIPNREVQKKLKVSFDALEEDEQGVFLDIAYFFKGYDLREVKDILCAHHGQCIDYLIGVLVEKNLIKIIHLDSHATVTLHDLIEDMGKEIVRQESPKKPGKRSRLWFYEDIVKVFEENLGTSQIEIIYLKFPLFEEEVDNEEEVEWKGDELKKMKNLKTLIIKNGRFSRAPEQLPNSLRVLEWPGYPSKYMPCDFCPKKLSICKLSENGFTSFELSGSLKKRFLHLKKLNIDNSGCITQILDVSGLPNLEEFSFRKCENLVTVHDSIGFLNKLKILDAFGCSKLKSFPPLKLTSLEELELSYCKSLENFPEILGKMENLTDIFFVDTSIQELPFSFQNLTRLRNLRLWVREKRILQNNIPMKPKLLIDASGCLSPKPNDKLSSRVSSNLQTLGLPQCNPSNEFLSLILTWFANVEYVDLSGNNFTTLLKCLEECCFVISLNLNGCKYLREIHGIPPKLKRLSALQCKSLTAMSRSMLLNQEVHEYGGTEFILPSTSIPEWFEHRSRGPSISFWFRNKRPSVALFVVCKSKRNKYESYSTRNKCYNNELISLKVKLFINGYKYRYCKLEVKQGHTHVYDLQLHDMGLRFAPDNDGVLSPTEWFQVEVRV; this is translated from the exons ATGATGAAAGATAAGAGTTACAGTGTACAAGTTACAACTCTACCTCTGAACGGTACTGTCGGAGCCTTCGCTCCTCCGCACCCCCTGCATCAAACGTCTCCACTTATCA GCTTTACAGGAAATCTCTACAAAGCTCTCACTGACAAGGGAATCCGGACCTTCATTGATGACAGGGAGCTTCAGAGAGGGAAAGAAATCACACCCTCACTTGTAAAGGCAATTGAAGAATCAAGGATTGTCATTCCTGTGTTCTCTACCAACTATGCTTCTTCTTCATTTTGCTTAGATGAACTTGTCCATATCAATGAGTGTGTCAATAGGAAGGGTCGTTTGGTTTTACCTGTATTCTATGGCGTGGATCCTTCTCACGTGCGTCATCAAACTGGAAGCTTCGGAGAAGGATTGGATAAGCTGGAAGACAGGTTTCAAAATAACATGGAGAGGTTGAAGAATTGGAAGTTGGCTCTTAATCAAGTAGCTAACTTGTCTGGCTACCATTTCAATATTCG GAATGAATATGAATACGAGTTTATTGGGAAAATAGTCCAAGAGGTCTCCAACAAGATCTACCGTGGTCCTTTACATGTTGCACATTACCCCGTTGGACTCGAGTCTCGGCTACTTCAGTTAATGTCGCGTCTAGATGTTGAATCTGATCATGGAATCCAAATGTTGGGGATCTACGGAATTGGCGGATTAGGTAAAAGCACACTTGCACGGGCAGTTTATAATTTGATTGCCGACAGGTTTGAATGTTTATGTTTTCTCCATAATGTTAGAGAAAATTCAGCTAAACACGGCTTAGAACAACTCCAAGAGAAGATTCTTTCCAAAACAGTTGACTTGGATATTAAGATAGGAGATGTTAGTGAAGGAATTCCGATAATAAAGCAAAGGCTACAACGAAAGAAGGTTCTTTTGATTCTGGACGATGTTGACAAATTGAAGCAACTGCAAGTTATGGCTGGAGGACTTGATTGGTTCGGTCCTGGCAGCATAGTGATCATTACCACTCGAGACCAACATTTGCTAGCAAGTCATGGaatttataaaaaatatcaaGTCCAGGCATTAAATAAAAAAGAATCTCTTGAATTGCTCAGCTGGAAGGCTTTTAAACATACGGCAGTTGCTTCGAGCTATGATGACATTTTAGACCATGCAATAGCTTATGCTTCTGGCCTTCCATTGGTTTTAGAAGTATTAGGTCCCAACTTGTTTGGAAAGAATATAGAAGAATGGAAATCTATATTACATATGTATGAAAGGATTCCTAATAGAGAGGTCCAAAAGAAACTTAAAGTAAGCTTTGATGCTCTGGAGGAAGACGAGCAGGGTGTTTTTCTCGACATTGCATATTTCTTCAAAGGGTATGATTTGAGAGAGGTCAAAGATATACTTTGTGCTCATCATGGCCAATGCATAGACTATCTTATCGGTGTCTTGGTCGAGAAAAATCTCATCAAGATTATTCATTTGGATTCACATGCTACTGTGACATTACATGACTTAATAGAGGACATGGGTAAAGAAATTGTACGACAAGAATCACCCAAAAAGCCTGGAAAACGCAGTAGGTTGTGGTTCTATGAGGATATAGTTAAAGTTTTTGAAGAAAATTTG GGAACAAGTCAAATTGAAATTATATATTTGAAATTCCCACTATTTGAAGAGGAGGTCGACAACGAAGAAGAGGTAGAATGGAAAGGAGATGAACTGAAGAAGATGAAAAACCTCAAAACACTTATTATAAAAAATGGTCGCTTTTCTAGAGCTCCTGAACAACTTCCAAATAGTTTAAGAGTTTTGGAATGGCCTGGATATCCTTCAAAGTATATGCCATGTGATTTTTGTCCAAAGAAGCTTTCCATATGCAAGCTATCTGAAAATGGCtttacttcatttgagctgtcTGGCTCATTAAAAAAG AGGTTTCTACATCTGAAAAAGTTAAATATAGACAACTCTGGATGTATAACACAAATACTTGATGTATCTGGTCTCCCAAATTTAGAAGAATTTTCGTTTCGAAAATGTGAGAATTTAGTCACAGTTCACGATTCTATTGGGTTCCTCAATAAGTTGAAAATATTAGATGCATTTGGTTGCAGCAAGCTAAAGAGTTTTCCACCTTTGAAATTGACATCTCTAGAAGAATTGGAACTTTCATATTGTAAAAGTCTTGAGAATTTTCCTGAAATATTAGGAAAGATGGAAAATTTAACTGACATTTTTTTCGTGGACACCTCCATTCAAGAATTGCCATTCTCATTTCAAAATCTTACTCGACTTCGTAATTTAAGATTATGGGTACGCGAAAAGCGCATACTACAAAACAACATTCCCATGAAACCAAAACTATTGATCGATGCTTCAGGTTGTTTGTCGCCAAAACCAAATGATAAACTGAGCTCGAGAGTCTCTTCAAATCTACAAACGCTTGGACTCCCACAATGTAACCCGTCAAATGAATTTCTTTCATTAATTCTAACATGGTTTGCTAATGTGGAATATGTAGATCTATCAGGAAATAATTTCACAACTCTTCTGAAATGTCTCGAAGAATGCTGCTTTGTGATTTCCCTTAATTTGAATGGTTGCAAGTATCTTCGAGAAATTCATGGGATTCCACCAAAGTTAAAGCGTTTATCTGCATTACAATGCAAATCTTTGACAGCCATGAGTAGAAGCATGCTACTGAATCAg GAAGTGCATGAGTATGGAGGGACTGAGTTTATTTTGCCAAGTACAAGTATTCCAGAGTGGTTTGAGCACCGAAGTAGGGGACCATCAATTTCTTTTTGGTTTCGTAATAAACGCCCTTCCGTAGCTCTCTTTGTGGTATGTAAATCGAAGCGGAATAAATATGAGTCATACTCAACACGTAACAAGTGCTACAATAATGAACTAATTTCATTAAAGGTCAAATTGTTCATCAATGGCTACAAATATAGATATTGCAAACTTGAGGTAAAACAAGGCCATACACATGTGTATGATTTGCAACTGCATGACATGGGTCTCAGATTTGCACCGGACAACGACGGAGTTTTGTCACCAACTGAATGGTTCCAAGTAGAGGTTAG GGTCTGA
- the LOC127132294 gene encoding TMV resistance protein N isoform X4: MMKDKSYSVQVTTLPLNGNLYKALTDKGIRTFIDDRELQRGKEITPSLVKAIEESRIVIPVFSTNYASSSFCLDELVHINECVNRKGRLVLPVFYGVDPSHVRHQTGSFGEGLDKLEDRFQNNMERLKNWKLALNQVANLSGYHFNIRNEYEYEFIGKIVQEVSNKIYRGPLHVAHYPVGLESRLLQLMSRLDVESDHGIQMLGIYGIGGLGKSTLARAVYNLIADRFECLCFLHNVRENSAKHGLEQLQEKILSKTVDLDIKIGDVSEGIPIIKQRLQRKKVLLILDDVDKLKQLQVMAGGLDWFGPGSIVIITTRDQHLLASHGIYKKYQVQALNKKESLELLSWKAFKHTAVASSYDDILDHAIAYASGLPLVLEVLGPNLFGKNIEEWKSILHMYERIPNREVQKKLKVSFDALEEDEQGVFLDIAYFFKGYDLREVKDILCAHHGQCIDYLIGVLVEKNLIKIIHLDSHATVTLHDLIEDMGKEIVRQESPKKPGKRSRLWFYEDIVKVFEENLGTSQIEIIYLKFPLFEEEVDNEEEVEWKGDELKKMKNLKTLIIKNGRFSRAPEQLPNSLRVLEWPGYPSKYMPCDFCPKKLSICKLSENGFTSFELSGSLKKRFLHLKKLNIDNSGCITQILDVSGLPNLEEFSFRKCENLVTVHDSIGFLNKLKILDAFGCSKLKSFPPLKLTSLEELELSYCKSLENFPEILGKMENLTDIFFVDTSIQELPFSFQNLTRLRNLRLWVREKRILQNNIPMKPKLLIDASGCLSPKPNDKLSSRVSSNLQTLGLPQCNPSNEFLSLILTWFANVEYVDLSGNNFTTLLKCLEECCFVISLNLNGCKYLREIHGIPPKLKRLSALQCKSLTAMSRSMLLNQEVHEYGGTEFILPSTSIPEWFEHRSRGPSISFWFRNKRPSVALFVVCKSKRNKYESYSTRNKCYNNELISLKVKLFINGYKYRYCKLEVKQGHTHVYDLQLHDMGLRFAPDNDGVLSPTEWFQVEVRYVGSMVNSLRIKSGIHVFTHKSSMEDIQFNDPYKREKQFFWVLNLYTYV, from the exons ATGATGAAAGATAAGAGTTACAGTGTACAAGTTACAACTCTACCTCTGAACG GAAATCTCTACAAAGCTCTCACTGACAAGGGAATCCGGACCTTCATTGATGACAGGGAGCTTCAGAGAGGGAAAGAAATCACACCCTCACTTGTAAAGGCAATTGAAGAATCAAGGATTGTCATTCCTGTGTTCTCTACCAACTATGCTTCTTCTTCATTTTGCTTAGATGAACTTGTCCATATCAATGAGTGTGTCAATAGGAAGGGTCGTTTGGTTTTACCTGTATTCTATGGCGTGGATCCTTCTCACGTGCGTCATCAAACTGGAAGCTTCGGAGAAGGATTGGATAAGCTGGAAGACAGGTTTCAAAATAACATGGAGAGGTTGAAGAATTGGAAGTTGGCTCTTAATCAAGTAGCTAACTTGTCTGGCTACCATTTCAATATTCG GAATGAATATGAATACGAGTTTATTGGGAAAATAGTCCAAGAGGTCTCCAACAAGATCTACCGTGGTCCTTTACATGTTGCACATTACCCCGTTGGACTCGAGTCTCGGCTACTTCAGTTAATGTCGCGTCTAGATGTTGAATCTGATCATGGAATCCAAATGTTGGGGATCTACGGAATTGGCGGATTAGGTAAAAGCACACTTGCACGGGCAGTTTATAATTTGATTGCCGACAGGTTTGAATGTTTATGTTTTCTCCATAATGTTAGAGAAAATTCAGCTAAACACGGCTTAGAACAACTCCAAGAGAAGATTCTTTCCAAAACAGTTGACTTGGATATTAAGATAGGAGATGTTAGTGAAGGAATTCCGATAATAAAGCAAAGGCTACAACGAAAGAAGGTTCTTTTGATTCTGGACGATGTTGACAAATTGAAGCAACTGCAAGTTATGGCTGGAGGACTTGATTGGTTCGGTCCTGGCAGCATAGTGATCATTACCACTCGAGACCAACATTTGCTAGCAAGTCATGGaatttataaaaaatatcaaGTCCAGGCATTAAATAAAAAAGAATCTCTTGAATTGCTCAGCTGGAAGGCTTTTAAACATACGGCAGTTGCTTCGAGCTATGATGACATTTTAGACCATGCAATAGCTTATGCTTCTGGCCTTCCATTGGTTTTAGAAGTATTAGGTCCCAACTTGTTTGGAAAGAATATAGAAGAATGGAAATCTATATTACATATGTATGAAAGGATTCCTAATAGAGAGGTCCAAAAGAAACTTAAAGTAAGCTTTGATGCTCTGGAGGAAGACGAGCAGGGTGTTTTTCTCGACATTGCATATTTCTTCAAAGGGTATGATTTGAGAGAGGTCAAAGATATACTTTGTGCTCATCATGGCCAATGCATAGACTATCTTATCGGTGTCTTGGTCGAGAAAAATCTCATCAAGATTATTCATTTGGATTCACATGCTACTGTGACATTACATGACTTAATAGAGGACATGGGTAAAGAAATTGTACGACAAGAATCACCCAAAAAGCCTGGAAAACGCAGTAGGTTGTGGTTCTATGAGGATATAGTTAAAGTTTTTGAAGAAAATTTG GGAACAAGTCAAATTGAAATTATATATTTGAAATTCCCACTATTTGAAGAGGAGGTCGACAACGAAGAAGAGGTAGAATGGAAAGGAGATGAACTGAAGAAGATGAAAAACCTCAAAACACTTATTATAAAAAATGGTCGCTTTTCTAGAGCTCCTGAACAACTTCCAAATAGTTTAAGAGTTTTGGAATGGCCTGGATATCCTTCAAAGTATATGCCATGTGATTTTTGTCCAAAGAAGCTTTCCATATGCAAGCTATCTGAAAATGGCtttacttcatttgagctgtcTGGCTCATTAAAAAAG AGGTTTCTACATCTGAAAAAGTTAAATATAGACAACTCTGGATGTATAACACAAATACTTGATGTATCTGGTCTCCCAAATTTAGAAGAATTTTCGTTTCGAAAATGTGAGAATTTAGTCACAGTTCACGATTCTATTGGGTTCCTCAATAAGTTGAAAATATTAGATGCATTTGGTTGCAGCAAGCTAAAGAGTTTTCCACCTTTGAAATTGACATCTCTAGAAGAATTGGAACTTTCATATTGTAAAAGTCTTGAGAATTTTCCTGAAATATTAGGAAAGATGGAAAATTTAACTGACATTTTTTTCGTGGACACCTCCATTCAAGAATTGCCATTCTCATTTCAAAATCTTACTCGACTTCGTAATTTAAGATTATGGGTACGCGAAAAGCGCATACTACAAAACAACATTCCCATGAAACCAAAACTATTGATCGATGCTTCAGGTTGTTTGTCGCCAAAACCAAATGATAAACTGAGCTCGAGAGTCTCTTCAAATCTACAAACGCTTGGACTCCCACAATGTAACCCGTCAAATGAATTTCTTTCATTAATTCTAACATGGTTTGCTAATGTGGAATATGTAGATCTATCAGGAAATAATTTCACAACTCTTCTGAAATGTCTCGAAGAATGCTGCTTTGTGATTTCCCTTAATTTGAATGGTTGCAAGTATCTTCGAGAAATTCATGGGATTCCACCAAAGTTAAAGCGTTTATCTGCATTACAATGCAAATCTTTGACAGCCATGAGTAGAAGCATGCTACTGAATCAg GAAGTGCATGAGTATGGAGGGACTGAGTTTATTTTGCCAAGTACAAGTATTCCAGAGTGGTTTGAGCACCGAAGTAGGGGACCATCAATTTCTTTTTGGTTTCGTAATAAACGCCCTTCCGTAGCTCTCTTTGTGGTATGTAAATCGAAGCGGAATAAATATGAGTCATACTCAACACGTAACAAGTGCTACAATAATGAACTAATTTCATTAAAGGTCAAATTGTTCATCAATGGCTACAAATATAGATATTGCAAACTTGAGGTAAAACAAGGCCATACACATGTGTATGATTTGCAACTGCATGACATGGGTCTCAGATTTGCACCGGACAACGACGGAGTTTTGTCACCAACTGAATGGTTCCAAGTAGAGGTTAGGTATGTAGGTTCAATGGTGAATTCACTTCGTATAAAAAGCGGAATCCACGTATTCACGCACAAAAGTAGCATGGAAGATATTCAATTCAATGACCCTTATAAAAGAGAAAAGCAGTTTTTTTGGGTGTTGAATTTGTATACTTATGTTTGA